Proteins encoded together in one Chitinophaga lutea window:
- a CDS encoding MarR family winged helix-turn-helix transcriptional regulator, producing the protein MHDTFVSNPSFFKLDATLKKIRNYWQKNFDAQGKDITVDQWLLIENLYKHKRITHNELARLTSKDITTVSRIIELLVRKELVERQGSTDDRRKVYVQLTPAGVNKYKDVRPMVLEMRKTGWKDLTEKDYQELTRILDVIYGNIP; encoded by the coding sequence ATGCACGACACTTTTGTGAGTAATCCATCTTTTTTTAAGCTGGATGCCACGCTGAAAAAAATCAGGAACTACTGGCAGAAGAATTTTGATGCGCAGGGGAAAGACATTACGGTAGACCAATGGCTGCTGATTGAAAACCTCTATAAACATAAACGTATCACGCACAATGAGTTGGCGCGGCTCACGTCGAAAGACATTACCACGGTTTCAAGGATTATTGAATTACTGGTGAGAAAAGAGCTGGTGGAGCGGCAGGGGTCTACCGACGACCGGCGGAAGGTATATGTACAACTCACGCCTGCCGGAGTGAACAAGTATAAGGATGTGCGGCCAATGGTGCTGGAAATGCGGAAAACGGGGTGGAAAGACCTGACGGAGAAAGACTACCAGGAGCTGACCCGGATTCTGGATGTGATTTACGGGAATATTCCCTGA
- a CDS encoding fumarylacetoacetate hydrolase family protein, producing MKIICVGRNYAKHAEELRNEVPSDPVIFMKPKNALLQNNHPFYYPEFTDNLHYECELVLRISKNGKHIQERFASKYYDSMSVGIDFTARDLQEKQKAKGLPWEIAKSFDNSAVVGKFIPITETTDLKDVNFVLYKNKELVQHGNTKDLLFNFDKLIAYISRFFTLNIGDLVFTGTPEGVGAVEIGDTLEAFIENDSLLEFMVK from the coding sequence ATGAAAATTATCTGCGTTGGAAGAAACTATGCCAAACATGCAGAAGAATTGAGAAACGAAGTGCCCTCCGATCCCGTGATTTTCATGAAACCGAAAAATGCCCTGCTGCAAAACAACCATCCCTTCTATTATCCGGAATTTACGGATAACCTCCACTATGAATGCGAACTGGTGCTGAGAATATCGAAGAATGGAAAACACATACAGGAGCGTTTTGCGTCAAAATACTACGACAGCATGTCGGTAGGTATAGATTTCACCGCGCGGGACCTGCAGGAAAAACAAAAAGCCAAAGGCCTGCCCTGGGAAATTGCCAAGTCGTTCGATAATTCTGCCGTGGTGGGCAAGTTTATTCCTATTACCGAAACAACGGATTTGAAAGACGTCAACTTTGTTTTGTACAAGAACAAGGAACTGGTGCAGCACGGCAACACCAAAGACCTTCTATTCAATTTCGACAAACTGATCGCCTATATCTCCCGTTTTTTTACGCTCAACATCGGCGACCTCGTATTCACCGGAACGCCCGAAGGAGTGGGCGCCGTGGAAATCGGCGATACGCTGGAGGCATTCATTGAAAACGACAGCCTCCTGGAGTTTATGGTAAAATAA
- the pth gene encoding aminoacyl-tRNA hydrolase: MKYLIVGLGNIGAEYQHTRHNIGFDVADALVRKHGVTFRSDRLADVAEIKWKGRVLVVIKPTTYMNLSGKAVKYWMDKEKIPLENVLVILDDLALPLEVLRLRPGGSDAGHNGLKSIQESIATNQYPRLRFGIGNDYPKGRQVDYVLGKWSSKEEPLVLQKTDKSVEIIESFASIGLERSMNNYNKLTFPL; encoded by the coding sequence ATGAAGTATCTCATTGTTGGACTAGGAAACATCGGTGCGGAGTATCAGCACACCCGTCATAACATCGGTTTTGATGTGGCGGACGCATTGGTGCGCAAACACGGCGTAACGTTCCGCAGCGACCGGCTGGCCGACGTGGCGGAGATCAAATGGAAGGGGAGAGTGCTGGTGGTGATCAAACCCACTACGTACATGAACCTGAGCGGGAAAGCCGTCAAGTACTGGATGGACAAAGAAAAGATACCGCTCGAAAACGTACTGGTCATCCTCGACGATCTGGCGCTGCCGCTTGAAGTGCTGCGCCTGCGGCCGGGAGGCAGCGATGCCGGGCACAACGGCCTCAAAAGCATTCAGGAATCTATCGCCACCAACCAATACCCCCGGCTGCGATTCGGCATCGGCAACGATTATCCGAAAGGCCGCCAGGTAGATTACGTGCTGGGCAAATGGAGCAGCAAAGAAGAACCGCTCGTGCTGCAGAAAACAGACAAAAGCGTGGAGATCATTGAAAGTTTCGCCAGCATCGGCCTCGAACGATCGATGAACAATTATAACAAGCTTACTTTTCCATTATAG
- a CDS encoding 50S ribosomal protein L25 yields MKTITIEGQLRSEFGKQATRLLRSEEKVPCVIYGGAETISFSADSVAFKPLVYTPDFQIAEIKIGAKTYRCILKDLQFDTVTDELTHVDFLELVEDKKVVATLPLKTVGSSVGVKGGGKLVVKMKSLKVKALPKDLRENLEVDITNLDLNENIRVEDVKAPGIEILNSPRIPVASVVMTRQLKQEEAAAEKDAKKK; encoded by the coding sequence ATGAAAACAATAACCATCGAAGGACAACTCAGGAGCGAATTCGGCAAACAAGCCACCCGCCTTCTCCGTTCTGAGGAAAAAGTGCCTTGCGTTATTTATGGGGGTGCGGAAACAATCAGTTTTTCTGCTGATTCCGTTGCATTCAAACCGCTGGTGTACACACCTGATTTTCAGATCGCAGAAATCAAGATCGGTGCAAAAACTTACCGTTGCATCCTGAAAGACCTGCAGTTCGACACCGTTACAGACGAGCTGACGCACGTTGACTTCCTGGAACTGGTGGAAGACAAAAAAGTGGTAGCCACCCTGCCGCTGAAAACCGTAGGTTCTTCCGTTGGCGTAAAAGGCGGCGGTAAACTGGTTGTGAAAATGAAATCACTGAAAGTGAAAGCGTTGCCGAAAGATCTGCGTGAAAACCTGGAAGTGGACATCACCAACCTGGACCTGAACGAAAACATCCGCGTGGAAGACGTGAAGGCTCCCGGTATCGAGATCCTGAACTCTCCCCGTATCCCTGTTGCTTCCGTGGTAATGACACGTCAGCTGAAACAGGAAGAGGCTGCGGCTGAAAAGGATGCCAAGAAAAAATAA
- a CDS encoding ribose-phosphate pyrophosphokinase, giving the protein MNPKVKIFTGNSNPELAARIAGRYGNGLGKVNIQKFSDGEFQPVFLESIRGDYVFLVQGTNAPSDNLMELLLMIDAAKRASAGYITAVIPYFGFARQDRKDKPRVAIGSKLIANLLTAAGANRVITMDLHAPQIQAFFDIPVDHLDSSAIFIPYIEQLKLKNLTFASPDVGSTTRVREVASYFNAEMVICDKHRKRANEIASMVVIGDVTDRDIVLIDDICDTAGTLTKSAALLMEKGARSVRAFCTHPVFSGKAYENIENSVLDELVVCDTIPLKQQSSKVKVISVADLFAVAIRNMHENKSITSLFVHSQRRMS; this is encoded by the coding sequence ATGAATCCAAAGGTAAAAATCTTCACAGGGAATAGTAATCCCGAACTGGCTGCACGCATCGCGGGCAGGTATGGCAACGGTCTCGGTAAGGTAAATATCCAGAAATTCAGCGACGGTGAATTTCAGCCGGTTTTCCTGGAGAGCATCCGCGGCGACTATGTTTTTCTGGTACAGGGCACCAACGCGCCGTCTGATAACCTGATGGAACTGCTGTTGATGATCGATGCGGCAAAAAGAGCGTCGGCCGGATATATTACGGCAGTTATCCCGTATTTCGGGTTTGCGCGCCAGGATCGTAAAGACAAGCCCAGGGTGGCCATCGGCTCGAAGCTGATCGCCAACCTGCTGACCGCGGCAGGGGCTAACCGGGTGATTACCATGGATTTGCATGCTCCGCAGATACAGGCTTTCTTTGATATCCCGGTGGATCACCTCGATAGTTCCGCCATTTTTATCCCGTATATAGAGCAACTGAAGCTGAAAAACCTTACCTTTGCGTCCCCTGACGTGGGTTCGACCACCCGGGTGCGCGAAGTGGCCAGCTATTTCAATGCTGAAATGGTGATCTGCGACAAGCACCGTAAACGGGCCAATGAAATTGCGTCGATGGTGGTAATCGGTGATGTGACGGACCGGGATATCGTACTGATAGACGACATCTGCGACACCGCCGGCACACTGACCAAATCAGCGGCCCTCCTGATGGAAAAAGGAGCAAGAAGTGTGAGGGCATTCTGTACGCACCCCGTATTCAGCGGCAAGGCGTACGAGAATATTGAAAATTCGGTGCTGGACGAACTGGTGGTATGCGATACCATCCCGTTGAAACAGCAAAGTTCCAAGGTAAAAGTGATCAGCGTAGCCGATCTTTTTGCAGTGGCCATCCGCAATATGCATGAAAACAAGTCGATTACGAGCCTGTTTGTGCACAGCCAGCGCAGGATGTCTTAA
- the radC gene encoding RadC family protein has protein sequence MDVNPTFLPPISNYLIHPRALPPICDWAVDDRPREKLLQKGPAALSHAELLAILIHSGNRELSAVSLAQSILLGCGNDLSELGRLGLYELSRFAGIGEAKAATIMAAMELGRRRQTAALSSNRTVLYNSADAAALLKPLLEDQPCETFYAVYLNHANKVLGHSCISTGGRTSTTVDPRLVFEAALLHKATRILLCHNHPSGNLRPSHADVTMTLRLKEAGKLLDIDVIDHVIVADTGYFSLREDGMM, from the coding sequence ATGGATGTTAACCCAACGTTTTTACCGCCCATTTCCAATTACCTTATCCATCCGCGCGCCCTTCCTCCGATCTGCGATTGGGCGGTGGATGATCGCCCGCGTGAAAAACTCCTGCAGAAAGGCCCGGCAGCCTTGAGCCATGCGGAGCTGCTGGCTATCCTGATCCATTCTGGGAACAGGGAATTGTCGGCGGTATCCCTCGCACAGTCTATTCTGCTGGGTTGCGGTAATGACCTGTCGGAGTTAGGGAGGCTGGGCCTGTACGAGCTCTCCCGGTTTGCCGGTATCGGGGAAGCCAAGGCGGCCACCATTATGGCGGCGATGGAACTGGGGCGCCGCCGGCAGACGGCCGCACTGTCCAGCAACAGAACCGTTCTATACAACAGCGCCGATGCGGCGGCCCTGCTCAAACCGCTCCTGGAAGACCAGCCCTGCGAAACCTTTTACGCCGTTTACCTGAATCACGCCAACAAGGTGCTGGGGCACAGCTGCATCAGCACCGGCGGGCGCACCTCCACCACCGTGGATCCCCGGCTGGTATTCGAAGCCGCGTTACTGCACAAGGCCACCCGCATTCTGCTCTGCCACAACCATCCGTCCGGCAACCTCCGGCCCAGCCACGCCGACGTAACAATGACACTCCGGTTGAAAGAGGCCGGCAAACTGCTCGATATCGACGTAATCGATCATGTGATTGTTGCCGATACCGGGTATTTCAGCCTGCGGGAAGACGGAATGATGTAG
- a CDS encoding T9SS type B sorting domain-containing protein, whose translation MRWLIIIISTFLLTAQRGVAQCTTLGQSPQSAFPVCGTRALQQQQVPPCPGRVINVTGCATQTQYRDVNAFWYKFTCYQAGTLGFSITPADLNDDYDWQLFDVTGRNLNDVYTNANTQVGGNWSAIPGQTGASSAGTVQTACEGFQQPKWSRMPTLIAGHQYLLMISNFSLSQSGYSLSFQGGTANITDPLPGAFQKAAYHCLNNRISIKLNKRFQCSTLTPAGTEFEIVGGAAGVTAAQAISCSSGFDMDSVVLDLDRPLPPGNYTVRIRNGTDNNTLLDACDNPIAAGRDVSFSIPVPQFVPFNNIRAVTCRPDRIKVLLSSPVLCSSIAADGSDFQLSGTGPAVRIVSANTFCSGQLSDSIELVLSGTVYRDGNYRIDLVRGTDNNTMISECGVQTPLGHSVPYVTRDTVNASFAHRVRLDCVYDTIFLRHDGAHGVNDWKWSFEDGTSMTGPAPEKVYTVFGMKTVKLTVSNGVCTDEHTRQILLDNELKADFTVNTPVLCPLDMASFTNNSIGHIVSHAWDFGHGPASRLITPQPFRYPLASREQTYRVRLVVEDNLQCRDTIEHTLKTVPSCSVAVPTAFTPNNDGVNDFLYPINGYKTADLLFRVYSRNGQLVFETRHWLQKWDGRINGSPADVGTYAWVLEYTDTELGTRVFQKGVSTLLR comes from the coding sequence ATGCGCTGGCTCATCATTATTATATCGACCTTTTTGCTGACCGCACAACGTGGCGTAGCCCAATGCACCACGCTGGGCCAGTCGCCGCAGAGCGCCTTCCCGGTATGTGGTACCCGGGCGCTGCAGCAGCAACAGGTGCCTCCCTGCCCTGGCAGGGTAATCAATGTGACCGGTTGCGCCACACAAACGCAATACCGGGATGTAAACGCTTTCTGGTATAAATTCACCTGCTACCAGGCGGGTACGCTGGGATTTTCGATCACCCCGGCCGACCTCAACGATGACTACGACTGGCAACTGTTCGATGTAACCGGCCGCAACCTGAACGACGTTTATACGAATGCCAATACACAGGTGGGCGGCAACTGGAGCGCTATTCCCGGCCAAACGGGCGCGTCTTCCGCGGGAACCGTGCAAACGGCCTGCGAGGGATTTCAGCAACCCAAGTGGAGCCGCATGCCCACGCTTATCGCAGGGCATCAATACCTGCTGATGATCAGCAACTTCTCCCTGTCGCAGAGCGGTTATTCCCTGTCGTTCCAGGGCGGTACCGCCAATATCACGGACCCGCTGCCTGGTGCGTTCCAGAAAGCGGCGTACCACTGCCTGAATAACCGTATCAGCATTAAACTCAATAAACGTTTCCAGTGTAGTACGCTCACCCCCGCCGGCACCGAATTTGAAATAGTGGGTGGTGCCGCCGGCGTCACCGCGGCACAGGCTATTAGCTGCAGCTCCGGGTTTGATATGGATTCGGTGGTGCTCGACCTCGACCGTCCGCTGCCACCGGGTAACTACACGGTGCGCATACGCAACGGCACCGATAACAATACGTTGCTCGATGCCTGCGACAATCCGATCGCCGCCGGGCGCGACGTCTCATTCTCCATTCCCGTGCCGCAATTCGTGCCGTTCAATAACATACGCGCCGTTACCTGCCGCCCGGACAGGATCAAGGTGCTGCTTTCCAGCCCTGTATTGTGCTCATCCATCGCTGCAGATGGCAGCGATTTCCAGCTGAGCGGTACAGGGCCCGCCGTTCGCATCGTCAGCGCCAATACTTTCTGCAGCGGGCAGCTCTCAGACAGCATTGAACTGGTACTGAGCGGCACCGTGTACCGCGACGGCAATTACCGTATCGACCTTGTAAGGGGCACGGACAACAACACCATGATCAGCGAATGCGGGGTGCAAACGCCGCTTGGCCACAGCGTTCCGTATGTTACACGCGATACCGTGAATGCCTCGTTCGCGCACCGCGTACGCCTCGACTGTGTTTACGACACCATTTTCCTGCGTCACGACGGTGCCCATGGCGTTAACGACTGGAAGTGGTCGTTTGAAGACGGCACGTCGATGACCGGCCCGGCTCCGGAGAAAGTATATACCGTGTTCGGTATGAAAACTGTAAAACTGACGGTGAGCAACGGCGTCTGCACCGACGAGCATACCCGCCAGATTTTGCTGGATAACGAGCTGAAAGCGGATTTCACGGTCAACACACCCGTGCTCTGTCCGCTCGATATGGCTTCATTCACCAATAACAGCATCGGCCATATTGTTTCACATGCCTGGGATTTTGGCCATGGGCCCGCATCCCGCCTCATCACGCCGCAACCGTTCCGGTATCCGCTGGCCAGCCGGGAGCAAACGTACCGTGTGCGCCTGGTGGTGGAAGACAATCTGCAATGCCGCGATACGATCGAACATACACTCAAAACAGTGCCCAGCTGTAGTGTGGCGGTGCCCACGGCCTTTACGCCGAATAACGACGGGGTCAATGATTTCCTGTATCCTATCAACGGCTATAAAACCGCGGACCTGCTGTTCCGGGTGTATAGCCGCAACGGTCAGCTTGTATTTGAAACCAGGCACTGGCTGCAGAAATGGGATGGCAGGATTAACGGTTCCCCTGCGGATGTGGGTACTTATGCCTGGGTGCTGGAATATACGGACACCGAGCTTGGGACTCGGGTGTTCCAGAAGGGTGTTTCGACGTTGTTGCGGTGA
- a CDS encoding Gfo/Idh/MocA family protein: protein MLKIGLFGVGHLGKIHLSQLATMKDVEVTGFFDPNDANAAGVQEQYSIPRFTSAEELIHVSDAIDIVAPTTQHFALCEMAIRNGKHVFVEKPMTNTMEEAKLLVKLVDEANIKFQVGHVERFNPAFLALKGYDLKPMFIEVHRLAEFNPRGTDVSVILDLMIHDIDIVLSIVKSSISRISASGVAVMSDTPDIANVRIEFHNGCVANLTSSRISLKKMRKMRLFQKDAYIGIDFLDKKTEIIKLKTPEDEGLFTLDIATNSGKKTIAIDNPEIKQSNAIRMELELFRDSILENKPVAVNVIDGFQALEAAHQILHKISKGQTE, encoded by the coding sequence ATGCTCAAAATAGGCTTGTTCGGTGTAGGGCATTTAGGCAAGATCCACTTATCTCAGCTGGCTACCATGAAAGATGTTGAAGTAACCGGCTTCTTTGATCCGAACGACGCCAATGCCGCCGGAGTGCAGGAGCAATACAGCATCCCAAGATTCACCTCCGCCGAAGAGCTCATCCATGTTTCCGACGCCATTGATATCGTAGCGCCCACCACACAGCACTTTGCCCTCTGTGAAATGGCCATCCGCAACGGCAAGCATGTGTTTGTGGAAAAACCCATGACCAACACCATGGAAGAGGCCAAACTGCTGGTGAAACTGGTGGACGAAGCCAACATCAAATTCCAGGTTGGGCATGTGGAACGTTTTAACCCCGCTTTCCTCGCACTGAAAGGTTATGATCTGAAACCCATGTTCATCGAGGTACACCGCCTCGCTGAATTTAATCCCCGCGGCACAGACGTCAGCGTTATTCTCGACCTGATGATACACGACATCGACATTGTGCTCAGCATCGTAAAATCCAGCATCAGCCGGATTTCTGCGAGCGGCGTGGCGGTTATGAGCGACACGCCCGACATCGCCAACGTACGCATCGAGTTCCATAACGGCTGCGTGGCCAACCTCACATCGAGCCGCATTTCCCTCAAAAAAATGCGCAAAATGCGCCTCTTCCAGAAAGATGCTTACATCGGCATCGATTTCCTCGATAAAAAAACAGAAATCATCAAATTAAAAACGCCGGAAGACGAAGGGCTCTTCACACTCGATATCGCGACCAATTCCGGCAAAAAGACCATCGCGATAGACAACCCGGAAATCAAACAATCCAACGCCATCCGTATGGAACTGGAGCTGTTCCGCGACAGCATCCTGGAAAACAAACCGGTGGCCGTCAACGTGATTGATGGTTTCCAGGCGCTTGAAGCAGCGCACCAGATTCTGCACAAAATCAGCAAAGGGCAGACCGAGTAG
- a CDS encoding 2-C-methyl-D-erythritol 4-phosphate cytidylyltransferase, producing MISRQKIAVIVAGGSGQRMGSATPKQFLSLAGKPVLYHTIAAFKAAYDDMHIILVVPEAHKTQIAHVLTAFDRPPSVTLVDGGETRFHSVRNGLQVIRGEAVVFVHDGVRPLVSPSLIRTCHEEALVQGSAVPAIELKDSIREVDDEGNMAADRSRFRIIQTPQTFLSELLIPAFEQPYEPLFTDEATVVERMGHDIHLVQGEEQNIKITRPADLAIAAAFLAGQ from the coding sequence ATGATATCCCGTCAAAAAATAGCGGTCATCGTGGCCGGCGGTTCCGGTCAGCGGATGGGCAGCGCCACACCCAAACAGTTTCTCAGTCTTGCCGGCAAACCGGTATTATACCACACCATTGCCGCGTTCAAAGCGGCGTATGACGACATGCACATCATCCTGGTGGTGCCCGAGGCGCATAAAACGCAGATTGCCCATGTGCTGACGGCGTTCGACAGGCCGCCGTCCGTGACGCTGGTGGACGGTGGTGAAACGCGGTTCCACTCCGTGCGTAACGGATTGCAGGTGATCAGGGGAGAGGCCGTGGTGTTTGTACACGACGGTGTGCGCCCGCTGGTATCTCCTTCGTTGATTCGTACCTGTCATGAAGAGGCGTTGGTGCAGGGGAGCGCAGTGCCGGCAATTGAGCTGAAAGACAGCATCCGGGAAGTGGACGACGAAGGAAATATGGCGGCGGACCGTTCCCGTTTCCGCATCATCCAGACCCCGCAAACGTTTTTATCCGAGCTGCTGATACCGGCTTTCGAGCAGCCTTATGAGCCGTTGTTTACCGATGAGGCGACGGTGGTGGAAAGGATGGGGCATGACATTCACCTGGTACAGGGAGAAGAACAGAATATCAAGATAACCCGTCCCGCTGATCTGGCCATTGCCGCGGCTTTCCTGGCCGGGCAGTAG
- the queA gene encoding tRNA preQ1(34) S-adenosylmethionine ribosyltransferase-isomerase QueA, translating to MKLSQFKFDLPLNLIAQHPSKTRDESRLMVVNRATGKIEHKVFKDILGYFNDKDVMVVNNTKVFPARLYGRKEKTGAKIEVFLLRELNKQNRLWDVIVDPARKIRVGNKLYFGDDESLVAEVIDNTTSRGRTIRFLFEGNDEEFKAVLDSLGETPLPKYIKRKPEDEDKERYQTVYAKYEGAVAAPTAGLHFSRELIKRLEIKGVKFAEVTLHTGLGTFRPIEVEDLSKHKMDAEYFHIDEYAVKIVNKAKEDNRKICAIGTTTVRAVESSVTAQNHLKAAEGWTNTFIHPPYDFSIPNALVTNFHLPKTSLLIMVCAFAGYDLIMDAYQQAIKEKYRFFSYGDAMLII from the coding sequence ATGAAATTATCACAATTCAAGTTCGATCTCCCGCTAAACCTGATTGCACAGCATCCTTCCAAGACAAGAGACGAGAGCCGTTTAATGGTTGTTAACCGTGCAACCGGCAAAATCGAGCACAAGGTTTTCAAAGACATTCTGGGTTATTTTAACGACAAAGACGTGATGGTGGTGAACAACACGAAAGTGTTCCCTGCCAGGCTCTATGGTCGTAAAGAAAAGACCGGTGCGAAAATCGAAGTGTTCCTGCTGCGTGAGCTGAACAAACAGAACCGCCTCTGGGACGTGATTGTTGACCCTGCCCGTAAAATCAGGGTTGGCAACAAGCTGTATTTTGGTGACGACGAAAGCCTGGTGGCGGAAGTGATCGACAATACCACCTCGCGTGGCCGTACCATCCGTTTCCTGTTCGAGGGCAACGATGAGGAGTTCAAGGCAGTGCTCGACAGCCTGGGTGAAACACCCCTTCCCAAATACATCAAACGTAAACCGGAAGACGAAGACAAAGAGCGCTACCAGACCGTGTACGCCAAATACGAAGGTGCCGTGGCCGCGCCTACCGCCGGCCTGCACTTCAGCCGCGAGCTGATCAAACGCCTGGAAATCAAAGGCGTGAAGTTCGCAGAAGTGACGCTGCACACGGGCCTGGGTACTTTCCGCCCTATTGAAGTGGAAGACCTCAGCAAACACAAAATGGATGCAGAGTATTTTCACATCGATGAATACGCTGTGAAAATCGTGAACAAGGCAAAAGAAGACAACCGGAAAATCTGCGCCATCGGTACCACTACCGTAAGGGCCGTGGAATCGTCCGTGACCGCGCAGAACCATCTGAAAGCGGCCGAAGGCTGGACGAATACCTTTATTCATCCGCCGTACGACTTTTCTATCCCGAACGCACTGGTAACCAACTTCCACCTGCCTAAAACAAGCCTCCTGATCATGGTTTGCGCCTTCGCAGGTTACGACCTGATTATGGATGCCTACCAGCAGGCCATCAAAGAAAAATATCGTTTCTTCAGCTACGGCGACGCCATGCTGATCATCTGA
- a CDS encoding ABC transporter ATP-binding protein, translating into MSPSAPLVSIRRLAVTFRSDEETVTAVNHISLDIMPGEILGIVGESGSGKSVTALSLMQLIQSPGRISAGEIIYQPPGQAPVDLLRLPPAGMRAYRGSEIAMIFQEPMTSLNPLHTCGNQVAEAIRLHEKVGRREAKRQTIALFERVRIPHPEEAYDKYPHELSGGQKQRVMIAMAISCGPRLLIADEPTTALDVTVQKTILELLQELQQEMGMSVVFITHDLGVIAEIASRVAVMYKGNVVEEGAVEDIFKHPQHPYTKGLLACRPPMDLRLRRLPVVSDFLEGGRADDVNAFVKSLILPEADRQARAALLEERPPLLRVEGLSTWFPRRRSLLGGVKQWTRAVDDVSFDVREGETLGLVGESGCGKTTLSRTLLRLVEPTHGRIFYKGRDLQSLSAAEMREMRRHIQLIFQDPYSSLNPRMTVGQAILEPMQVHGLYGSEQARKAKVMELLEKVNLRPEHYHRYPHEFSGGQRQRIVIARALALTPEFIICDESVSALDVSVQAQVLNLLVQLQKEFNFTYIFISHNLSVVHFMSDRMMVMNKGKIAEMGPAEEVYHRPKSDYTQQLIAAIPGR; encoded by the coding sequence TTGAGCCCATCCGCGCCTTTAGTGTCCATTCGCCGCCTGGCGGTTACTTTCCGTTCCGACGAAGAAACCGTGACGGCCGTCAACCATATTTCGCTGGATATCATGCCCGGTGAGATACTGGGCATCGTGGGCGAGTCCGGCTCCGGCAAGTCCGTGACCGCGCTCAGCCTGATGCAGCTGATACAGTCGCCCGGCCGCATCAGTGCCGGGGAAATCATTTACCAGCCGCCGGGGCAGGCGCCGGTAGACCTGTTGCGGCTTCCGCCCGCCGGGATGCGGGCGTACCGGGGCAGTGAGATCGCCATGATCTTCCAGGAGCCCATGACTTCCCTCAACCCCCTTCATACCTGCGGCAACCAGGTGGCCGAGGCCATCCGCCTGCATGAAAAAGTGGGCAGGCGCGAAGCAAAACGTCAGACCATCGCTTTGTTCGAACGGGTGCGCATTCCGCATCCGGAGGAAGCGTACGATAAATATCCCCATGAATTGTCCGGCGGCCAGAAACAGCGGGTGATGATCGCCATGGCCATCAGCTGCGGCCCGCGGCTCCTCATTGCAGATGAGCCGACCACCGCACTGGATGTGACCGTGCAGAAAACCATCCTTGAGTTGTTGCAGGAGCTGCAGCAGGAAATGGGGATGAGCGTGGTGTTTATCACCCACGACCTTGGAGTGATCGCAGAAATCGCGTCCCGCGTGGCCGTGATGTACAAAGGCAACGTCGTGGAAGAAGGCGCCGTGGAAGATATTTTTAAACATCCGCAGCATCCCTACACCAAGGGGTTGCTGGCCTGCCGCCCGCCGATGGACCTGCGACTGCGGCGGTTGCCGGTGGTGAGCGACTTCCTGGAAGGCGGCCGCGCGGATGACGTGAATGCCTTTGTAAAGTCTTTGATATTGCCCGAGGCAGACCGGCAGGCGAGGGCCGCCCTGCTCGAAGAGCGCCCGCCGTTATTGCGGGTGGAAGGGCTGAGCACCTGGTTTCCGCGACGGCGGAGCCTGCTGGGCGGGGTGAAACAGTGGACCAGGGCGGTAGACGATGTCAGTTTCGACGTCCGGGAAGGGGAAACCCTCGGCCTGGTCGGCGAATCCGGCTGCGGCAAAACCACTCTCAGCCGCACATTGCTCCGGCTGGTAGAGCCGACTCATGGCCGTATATTTTATAAAGGCCGCGATTTGCAAAGCCTGTCCGCCGCGGAGATGCGGGAAATGCGCCGGCATATCCAGCTGATTTTCCAGGATCCATATTCTTCCCTCAATCCCCGTATGACGGTGGGGCAGGCCATTCTCGAGCCCATGCAGGTGCATGGCCTCTACGGTAGTGAGCAGGCCCGGAAAGCAAAGGTGATGGAGCTGCTGGAAAAGGTGAATCTCCGGCCCGAGCACTATCACCGGTACCCGCACGAGTTTTCCGGCGGCCAGCGGCAGCGCATCGTGATAGCCCGCGCCCTGGCGCTGACTCCCGAGTTTATCATCTGCGACGAATCGGTATCCGCCCTCGATGTGAGCGTACAGGCACAGGTATTGAACCTGCTGGTGCAGCTGCAGAAGGAGTTTAATTTCACATATATATTCATTTCACATAATCTATCCGTGGTGCATTTCATGAGCGACCGGATGATGGTGATGAACAAGGGAAAAATCGCGGAAATGGGTCCGGCAGAGGAGGTTTACCACCGGCCGAAGTCCGATTATACCCAGCAGCTGATAGCGGCCATTCCGGGGAGATAG